One Halobacterium wangiae genomic window, CTGGGGTTCGCCGCCTTGAGCGCGTCCTTGAGCGCCGTGATGGTGTCCTCCATCTCCCGGGTCTCGAGGCCGTGGACGAACTCGACGTCTGCGGTCACCACGATGTCGTTGGGTCCGAAGAAGACGGTCCGCAGGTCGACGAGGGACTGGACGCCGTCGAAGTCCCCTACGACCGTCCGGAGTCTGTCCTCCTCCCCCTCCGCGATGCTCTCGCCGAGCAACAGACGCTTGTTCTCCCACGCGAGCGCCACCGCGAAGAACATCAGCAGGACGCCGATGGCCAGCGCCGCCGCGGCGTCGTAGACGTGGTTCCCGGTCTGCTCGGTGAGGAAGATGCCCACGAGCGCCAGCAGCAGGCCGAGGAGGGCGACGGTGTCCTCCGTGAGCGCGGTCAACGTCGTGGTGTCGCTCGTGCGCCGGAACGCCTGCCGGAAACTCCCCCAGCCGTGCTCGTCCATCTGGCGTTTCATCTCCTCGTAGGCCTTCTTGAACGCGTACGTCTCGAAGGCGACACCGCCCATGAGGACCGAGTAGTTCACCCACACGCCGGGGAACTGGTAGCCGAGCAGTTCCGCCTGTCGCGAGAGCACCCGGCCGTGGCCCGTGAGCGCGTCGTAGCCGTGTTTCGCCGACTCCCAGCCCGCAATTCCGAACAGCATCACGCTGACGAGGAAGGAGTAGAAGAACTGCGCCTTCCCGAACCCGAACGGGTGCGAGCGGGTCGCGCTCCGCTCGCCGTACCGCAGTCCGATGAGCAGGAACACCTGGTTGCCGGTGTCCGAGATGGAGTGGTACGTCTCCGAGAGCATCGCGGGGCTCTGGGTCACGAGAAACCCGAGGAACTTCAGCACCGCGATAGCCCCGTTGGCGAACAGTGCGGCGATAACGACGGACTTGCTGCCGGCCATTGTCCGCGGTTCGGCCGGACGACACTAAGTAGTAGCCCCTGTCCGGTGGCGAGCGGACGCTCGTAACACTCTCGGGTCGCTGGGTCGTAGCCCGATTCATGATCGCCGTGTTGTCGGACACGCACAGCCGGGACGGGCACGCACTCGCCGGCCGAGCGCGCGAGGCGGTGCGCGAGGCGGACCTCGTGGTCCACGCGGGTGACTTCACCACCGAACGGGCCCTCGACGCGTTCCACGAGGCGAGCGAGCGCCTGCTCGCGGTCCACGGGAACGCCGACGACCCGACCGTCCAGGACCGTCTGCCGGCCACCCGGACGCTCGCCGCAGGTGGGCTGACGGTCGCGGTGACACACCGGCAGCGCGGTGGCGCAACCGCACTGGGGCTGTTCGGCCGGGAGCGCGGCGCCGACCTCGTCGTGTCCGGGCACACGCACCGACCGGCAGTGACCGAGACGCCCGACGCGACGCTGTTGAATCCTGGGAGTCACGCGGACCCGCGCGGCAATCCGGCGGCACACGCCGAGTTGTACCCCGTGAAGCGTGGCGTACGTGGCGAGATTCGGAGTCGCGATGGGTCCGTGTTACGAGAGTTCCGTGTGGAGGGCGGGTAGCGCCAGCGGGGGCTGGCAGGCCGGGTCGGCCTGTACCCCACAGTACGCAACAGGGTGTCAAGTAGGCGACGTACACTCAAAAAACTGTTTTAGCTACGGTAGAACCACGCGACGGCGACGAGGGAGAACACGAGCAGGCCGCCGAGGAAGAACGTGAGCCCGACCGGGAGCGCCGCCGCCCCCTGGCTCGCCGCGTCGGCCGCGGTGCGCGCGGGTTCCTGGTTCTCCGCGACGAACCCCGAGACGGTGCTGGTCGTCTGCGCCGCACCGCCCGCGTCGCCCGTCTCGGTCCCGGGAGCCGACAGCCCGCTCCCGAACA contains:
- a CDS encoding cation diffusion facilitator family transporter; translated protein: MAGSKSVVIAALFANGAIAVLKFLGFLVTQSPAMLSETYHSISDTGNQVFLLIGLRYGERSATRSHPFGFGKAQFFYSFLVSVMLFGIAGWESAKHGYDALTGHGRVLSRQAELLGYQFPGVWVNYSVLMGGVAFETYAFKKAYEEMKRQMDEHGWGSFRQAFRRTSDTTTLTALTEDTVALLGLLLALVGIFLTEQTGNHVYDAAAALAIGVLLMFFAVALAWENKRLLLGESIAEGEEDRLRTVVGDFDGVQSLVDLRTVFFGPNDIVVTADVEFVHGLETREMEDTITALKDALKAANPSITKVYVEPEDGR
- a CDS encoding metallophosphoesterase, encoding MIAVLSDTHSRDGHALAGRAREAVREADLVVHAGDFTTERALDAFHEASERLLAVHGNADDPTVQDRLPATRTLAAGGLTVAVTHRQRGGATALGLFGRERGADLVVSGHTHRPAVTETPDATLLNPGSHADPRGNPAAHAELYPVKRGVRGEIRSRDGSVLREFRVEGG